One Paramisgurnus dabryanus chromosome 10, PD_genome_1.1, whole genome shotgun sequence genomic region harbors:
- the rnf208 gene encoding RING finger protein 208, with product MSCLRRQPVTIPMDTVKIIQSEKFSRECPVPVTQPRYAPPPRVAWDGGGEGEVIVNQACGDLTVEVNGNTMVAPRPLASPTAPVLRREASFLAQRKASVSDICYHQFHYKMDDVIVNQYVLRSSSTSSSSSSTSSGPVMPCEPLDCPTCGHTYNFAGKRPRILSCLHSVCEECLQILYESCPKYKFISCPTCRRETVLFTDYGLAALAINTSILSRLPPDPAGTVQWGSDGDRSCYQTVRQYCQSACTCHIANPLSSCGIM from the coding sequence ATGTCCTGCCTGCGGCGCCAACCTGTGACCATCCCTATGGACACCGTCAAGATCATCCAGTCGGAGAAGTTCTCCCGGGAGTGTCCGGTCCCTGTGACCCAGCCTCGCTACGCCCCACCTCCCCGTGTGGCCTGGGACGGCGGAGGCGAGGGAGAGGTTATCGTCAACCAGGCCTGTGGAGACCTCACCGTGGAGGTCAACGGCAACACCATGGTCGCACCCAGACCTCTAGCCTCTCCGACTGCCCCCGTCCTCCGCCGTGAAGCCAGTTTTCTAGCACAGCGCAAGGCCAGCGTGTCTGACATCTGTTACCACCAGTTCCACTACAAGATGGATGATGTAATCGTCAACCAGTACGTGCTCCGCTCTTCCTCCACCTCTTCCTCCTCGTCCTCCACCTCCTCAGGCCCAGTTATGCCATGTGAACCGCTGGACTGCCCCACCTGCGGACACACCTACAACTTTGCTGGGAAGCGGCCTCGCATTCTTTCCTGTTTGCACTCGGTATGTGAGGAGTGCCTGCAGATCTTGTATGAATCCTGTCCCAAGTACAAGTTCATCTCGTGTCCCACCTGCCGTCGCGAGACCGTGCTCTTCACCGACTACGGGTTGGCCGCGCTGGCCATCAACACCAGCATTCTCAGCCGACTGCCACCCGACCCGGCGGGGACTGTGCAGTGGGGCAGCGACGGTGATCGCAGCTGCTATCAGACGGTGCGCCAATACTGTCAATCAGCTTGCACCTGCCACATTGCCAATCCCCTCTCCTCTTGTGGCATCATGTAG